ATCGCTTGCGTAAAATATTTCTCGTCCATGGCGCACCCCAACGCCAGGACGCGTTCAAAGAGCGCCTGGGAGACGAAGGCTATCGGGATGTAGTCATTCCCGAGCACGGTGAGTCGTTTACGCTCAATTAATGGACAGGCAGTATTAATGTATGATACAGTTGAGGTCCTCTGAGAACGTGATATTACGGCTGATTATTTGCGCAGTATTGTATTGGGTTATCCAGCCCGTGGCCGTATGTGCACAACCGGAAATGCTGGGCAACAGCAATACCTACCGTATTGGGCTGGCGTTGAGTGGCGGAGGTGCCAAAGGGTTTGCCCATATAGGGGTGTTGAAGGTACTGGAAGAGGAAAACATCCCCGTCGATCTCGTTGCCGGTACGAGCATGGGCGCAATTGTTGGCGGACTCTATGCGATCGGATACACGCCAGAGGTACTTGAAACGCTTGCGTTGGATCAAAACTGGCAGGGCTTGTTTGATGATCGCCCGGGGCGGTCGCTGGTTTCGTTTGAGCAGCGCAAAGAAACCGAGCAGTTTCTGCTTTCGCTGCCGTTTGAAAATGGCCGGGTACAGCTCCCCAGCGGCCTGATTAATGGTCACGGTGTCATGATGCTGCTGGCGAGGTTAACCCAGTCGGTACACGACCAGTACAGGTTTGAAAACTTCCCGATTCCTTTTGCAAGTGTCGCAACAGATCTTGAAACTGGGGAGGCTGTTCGGTTTGAAGAGGGGTATTTGCCGCGTGCCATTCGGGCCAGTATGTCATATCCGAGTGTGTTCACCCCGCTTGAAATTGGTGGCCGGCTTTATGTTGATGGGGATGCATCGCGCAATTTACCCGTACAGGATGCCTTTGACATGGGTGCCTCTTTTGTCATTGGGGTAGACGTTGGTGCAAGCCTGGAGCCGGCAGACAGCCTGCGGTCGCTGGTAGGCGTGATGAATCAGGTGGCCAGTTTTGGCAAACAAATTTCTAACGAGGAGCAACGAGGTCTCGCTGATATTTTGATACAACCAGACCTCGAAGGGTTCTCCGTTATCAGTTTTGAAGAGGCCGTCGAAGTCATTGCCAGAGGAGAAGCTGCCGCGCGCGCAGCGCTTCCGCAGTTACGGGCCCTCGCTGGCGCTGTTAACCGGGATGCAGCGAAGCCGCAGCCGCTGGCACCACTGGAAGTGGATACGCTGTTGGTGCAAGATATTCGCATTGATGGATTATCGCAGGCCTATATACGGCAATTTGAAGGGAGCCTTGGATTTAGCGCGCCGATTCGTATCCAGTACGATGAACTGGAACGGGCCATCAGCCGGGCATATTATGCCACATCGCTCGGTGAACTGACCTACCGACTACTGCCTTCTGAAGATGGCAAGGGCACTTTTTTATATATCGAAGCTTCCGAGCGATCCGAACAACGCCTTCGCGTGGGATTACGGTTTCAAACAGACAACAAGGCTTCTTTGCTTTTCAGTGCCTTGCTAAGCGGTCAGATAGGGTTTGGTACCACCTTGCGTTCTGATGTTCGTTTTGGAGAGACATTGCAAGGCCTCCTTGCATATGCTATTCCGCTGCGAACGCGCCCGCGGGT
This Bacteroidota bacterium DNA region includes the following protein-coding sequences:
- a CDS encoding patatin-like phospholipase family protein, with amino-acid sequence MAVCAQPEMLGNSNTYRIGLALSGGGAKGFAHIGVLKVLEEENIPVDLVAGTSMGAIVGGLYAIGYTPEVLETLALDQNWQGLFDDRPGRSLVSFEQRKETEQFLLSLPFENGRVQLPSGLINGHGVMMLLARLTQSVHDQYRFENFPIPFASVATDLETGEAVRFEEGYLPRAIRASMSYPSVFTPLEIGGRLYVDGDASRNLPVQDAFDMGASFVIGVDVGASLEPADSLRSLVGVMNQVASFGKQISNEEQRGLADILIQPDLEGFSVISFEEAVEVIARGEAAARAALPQLRALAGAVNRDAAKPQPLAPLEVDTLLVQDIRIDGLSQAYIRQFEGSLGFSAPIRIQYDELERAISRAYYATSLGELTYRLLPSEDGKGTFLYIEASERSEQRLRVGLRFQTDNKASLLFSALLSGQIGFGTTLRSDVRFGETLQGLLAYAIPLRTRPRVALQLIGRATREPLNIFEAGRRNASIKIRNVEAEALFTSTFINNSRGTLGVRTEFYNYGQDVGRVDSLMNNTVLFTGVARFNRETFDRPAFPRTGYLLALDAEGVPEQFGFPAFGRYVFNWEARRPLHTRWTLATQVVVGRLRGNDAPLHHLFYLGGATQFRNLSSRQFPLFGYALHELAGRNAQAVAVGLQYEVSNNIFAKLDWNAARVGNTWRWRIRPDEFKAGYGISAGAITPIGPVELTFMGQKLTGPFTTNLNVGYVF